DNA from Elaeis guineensis isolate ETL-2024a chromosome 2, EG11, whole genome shotgun sequence:
GAGACCTCCCTCCGCAAGCGCTCCGGCGACCCCTCCGCGCGGATCGCGGACTTCTTCGACGTCGCCGCGGGATCCGGCTCCGGCGGCGTCCTCGCCGCCATGCTCTTCACCCGCGGCCCCGACGGCCACCCCCTGTTCTCCGCCGCCGAGGCTCTCCAGTTCCTCGCCAAGAACCGCGCCGCATTCGCCCCCAAGAAGGGGCTCCTCCGCGGAATATTCCGGAAACCCGGGGCGATATTCCGGCGCATCTTCTCCGACGCGACGCTGCGCGACACCGTGAAGCCGGTGCTCATCCCGTGCTACGATCTGGCAACGGGGGCGCCGTTCCTGTTCTCGAGGGCGGACGCTGCGGAGACGGACGGCTACGATTTCCGGATGCGAGATGTGTGCGCAGCCACGTGCGCCGACCCCACGGCGGCGGGGACGGCGCCGGTGGAGATGAAGTCGGTGGATGGGCGGACGAGGATCCTTGCCGTCGGCGGCGGGGTGGCGATGGGGAACCCCACGGCGGCGGCGATCACGCACGTGCTGAACAACAAGCAGGAGTTCCCCTTCGCCGCCGGGGTGGAGGACCTGCTGGTGGTGTCGCTGGGGAGCGGAGAGGTCCAGGCCACCGGAGGTAATGGCGGGCGGCGGAGCTGGTGAGGATCGCCGGGGAGGGTGTGGCTGACATGGTACGGACCGAGGACGGTTTTAATTCCCGCCAgctgtttttcatttttctttcactTTTAACATTTTTACACGTCGTAATATCTCCAACACTGCAAAACCTGCCAAAGTTGTCGATTTGTCGGTACGGATAAATGATCACAACCGTCCAGTCTGGACGGATGTGATTAGACAGAACTTTAACGAAGCAGCTAAATAACAAAAATGCCCctcttttattttgtttaaaaaaaattgtttactaattatttattttaatctggTACGGTATCAGGTGGATCAAGCGGTGGCAATGGCGTTCGGACATAACAGGACAAGCAACTATGTCCGCATACAGGTACTGTGGGGACGAATTTCCTTTATTCTAATGAACACAATCTGGCAAGGATGCTTTTTGtgcaaaatattcaaaaaaaatcatcattgttgataaatttatataattctcCAGGCACATGGTTTCAATTCTGGAAGACATCACACATCTAAGATTACTGGCACAATGGATGCGAGGAAATTGTTAGGAGCAGCGGAGGAAATGTTGGCACAGAAAAATATGGAATCAGTTTTGTTTAGAGGGAGGAAGATGTCGGAGCAAGCCAATGGTGAGAAGCTGAATCATTTGCTAGTGAATTGATCAAAGAGgacgagaaaagaaaaaagagtccAATTCCAATAGTTATATTGAAGCAAGTGATGACACCAAGAACATCATCAGCAACAACATCCACAATTACTACTACTACCACGATGTCTGCACGAACATCGACATGTCCATCCCACTAATTTTGATTTTGGATTGACTGAGGCTTATGACTATGCTctcaaatgaaaagaaaatagTCAGATGGTAGGAGGATGAGAATTGATATTTAATTGCAGTGTGAATTGGGGTATAATTGATTGTGTACATTTAGTTCACTGGAATGATGATGGATTGCTAAATATGTATTATTTCCTCTTTTTCTGGCTTCCCTCAAGATTTTGTATGGGAACCAGTTCAAGTGTGCTCATATTTCTTTTAACTTATGATTTGGAGAAGTTACACAAATTGTAATAGCAATCTTCACCTTTGAGATTTTTTCCATAATTTTCTCCTAATTCCACTGATATATTCATCAAGTTAGATATGTCACACTAGTTTACTTGTAACGTGAGTAGGGCATGTCGGGAGTACATATATGTGATTATGTGTAAGACGGCCAActcataattaattataaatcatTAACAGCTCCTTTTTAGTGGGGCATTGAGTACCACCCTTTTAAGGGGTTTCCATGAAACAATTATAATCTTACTAATTATACCAAATTGCACAAAGTAACTATCTAAAAAATTCTGGATAACCCACATGAAAAGTAATCATAAGCACTCACAACCCAGTAATAAAGAGAAGTATTACTAATTAATAGATTATATGATAGCATTACTGTTCCCCCTAACAATCCGTAATAATGGATTTTGGGTCCTCTAAGCTGTTCCATAATGCTATAGCATATTCTAATTGGTGTACAATGGAAATTGGAATAAATAGGATAAAGCAAAATTTCGGTTTCGTTGGAAATTAAAGTCGTTATACTAAATAATGAGTGCACCATTCTTCTAGAGCATTtggttattttttatgaaaaagacGTCATCTTTGCAATTCCCACATTAACTAATAACTTTAGAGTTTCAGATCATCATGATCGACATAAATGAAAGGCGTAGTATTTTGATTTCACCTTTCTAGTAGAAACACTATCAAATTGAACTTTGTTTTACCATCGAAAGTTAGAATACGGAAGTATGTATTTGATCCAGATAGCACTTACAAACTCCTAATATATTAGGTTGATCATAATATTCTAAATGAAAACATGTATATTCAAACCATTTTAAtacttttatgattgctgtttttATCAATCGAAAAACTTAAAGAAAAAGTTAATAAAAGCCATCCATCCTTATCTCAGTTGGATCGCATATATTCATCTTCATCTATGGTTCAAATCTTGGTGGTGGTAAATAAGTTCCAAGAAGCGTTGGGCAGAGCAATTCTCACCAGCAATTGCAGCATCAATACAACATGAGGAGCAAGGACTATTACTGTACTATTGTAGCATTGTTATTTAGGCATGTTTGTTTTAGGTTGTCTACAGGTCTAATTAATTATAGCCACAACATATGAGGCTATAGCAACTCGGCTTGCAAGATTAGATCAAGATGCAACAACTTCCCTCTATTTTTAGCACTTCCCATTCCTCGGCCTTCATCCCCTGGCCAATTCCCTGCACCTCTCGGTCGCCAATAGCAGGTTTGGATGCTCATAAAAAAGTGAGTGCAACTTGGCTAACATCACTACCCGTCTAGATCTCGCCCGCAAGTTGTTCGATAAAATCTCCTATCCAAACACCTTCTTCTACAGTGACATGCATCCTTTGCGCCCCCTTCATCTCTTCCACCTCATTGGGGCCCCACTTCACCTACTGCTCTCAAAGCCTGTGCAGCCCTCCTCATAGCCGGTACGGGTGAATATCCACTGCGTGCCAATTTCAATATATCCATGGGTGCGGCAATCGTTAGTATGCATTCAAGATTTGGAAAAATGAGTGGTGGTTCTTTCCTGGTCGATTCCATTAAATAGTTATTATCCACTTGTAATTTCTATTTTCTAACCTTCGAAACACATCCAAAGAAAAATGCATTGCAACAATTATAATTATGTTTATCCGAACCAATAAATTTCAGCTACATGTAATTACAATTGTTATAGTTTCACTGGCATGCAATTTTTTTATTACACTGTGCGTCCAATTGTTAGGAACAAAACTATCCCTCAAAACAGGAGATCATGCCAAGGATATAACATTATATGATAGATGACAAACACGAGGCTAACACGTAGGTGGGTATCACATGGAACCGAGGAGCAGTCAATCTATTTTGTTTTTTAACCGTTTTCACAGCTGTCGAGCTGTCACAGTGATCTggactgtaaaaaaaaaaaaaaaaagctggtgTCCAAGTTCTGCCAGGATCCGTACCTCCAccaccacctctctctctctccttctctctctctctctctcttagtgcCAGCCTCGGATCAGCAAAAAAAAACTTCCAGCTTCTGGACGCTCGATTCTTGAGGCCTGCACTGTGGGCCCCCCCACCCCGTCCTTCTCGCTGCCGCCCTTCCTTTCCGACGTGATTGCCGGAGATGCGGTCCCATCACCGCTCCGTAACGTGACCCGACCTACCCGTCCCTTTTCCACCGTACCCAAACGGCACCCAGTCATAACAACGTGTGTCCAGGTATTGTGGGGTCGACAAGCTAGTGAGAGAGTCTGTGGCTGTGAGTGGTCCAAGGAATAGGGCCGTGCCATTCATCTCCAGTGTTGCATGAGTTGTAGGCTTTTCGCTAGCTACTAGGCAGGGCTAGGGGGCGGTGCGGCGACGGTCGCCATGCAACGAGACCCAACAgcgtaaattaaattaaaaggtGGTGTGCTTGTGGGAGCCAATGGCTTGTACCAATGGCGATGGATTTGAGATTTGAGCCCTAGTTTTCCCACTTTCCTTCAAGGGCGGATCCAAACAGCAGCCTTGGTCAACTATGGTTTCTTTGTGATTCCACCCACCGTTAGTCCACACGTGCCACAATGATTCTATAATTGTGATCCAGTACATAGGAGAATCTATACCTGTAAGGAGATACAGTTAGCTACTTCGCTGGATGGATTCTATAATATTTGGAATCGAGGTGGTGGCTTTCTTGGAAGGAGGCAAGTATTAATTAGCCTGGCCTTGGATGTAGTAAAAGTCAATGAGGGATTAACTGCTGTTTATTACTACCTCACATTAGGGTGTCCTTTTGGTCTGTCTATAaatttcatgttatctttgcatgCTACAtaagtttaaaatatttaaactatTCGAGCTTCGAAATTTTCAGTTTGGACGTAGAGGGAAGTTAGAAATAATCTCTTATATGCTTGCAAATAATTAAATTTGTATAGACATTTTCTACTTAACTGCTACATTATAGATTCTTATGTTATTATTCACATCTCAAGTCATAAAAGTGGCGCAAGTAAAAGTGCAATGAAATCGAAGCACTTATAATTCATTTTTTCAAGCTGCAAATTATCACACAACTATCTACACATGCAAGCTGGTGGCGTACGACTCTATTTTAACTTGAAATATCCACACCATGTCGGCATGCATATTGCAAAATGATCTAGTAGGAACTATTGCTAACCTTGGCAACCTAACCCTTTTCCCTCCACCAAGAGCTGCACGTGTGGAGGATCGGCAAGGTTGTAGCTTTAAGGGACAACATTTTTGTAGGCACCGTTTAACAAATATGCACTTTTGACTTGAATGTAGtgaaaattaaacccaacacgcGGTTCTATCATTTCCTATTCCAGGGCTAGCTACGTTGTAAGCTTTGAGTAAAATTCAAACGAGAACAAGCTTTCTTTTTGCACAGAAATACCACATCAAAATATGGGAAGATCCCTCCATCATTGTGTGCCTAGAGCAAGAGTACCGGTGGATGCACACCCAATGGTTTCTATGGACCCCACTATAAATTTGAGCACCCAAACGTACAGCTGAGGGACCACcacctttttctttttgtaagAGCCACCCTACCTTTTTCCATGCTCCCACTAAATTGCCATTGATCACAGTATTCCAAGCCCTTCAAGAAGAAGATACTTGATACAAGAAATGATTAGAAGCAGAAATGCAAGCCCAAGTGAAATGCATTGGTAACCATAGTGGCCATGATTacactatatatatacatataaagcaAAGTTGCCTACATTCTTAATTAATAGCTTATTTGGAGCTATCAGTATTTAAGGTCGAAGCAACATTGCTTATAAAATTACATGCAAAGTTGCCCATCGAAGACGTACGTCGATGGAAATGGATCTCTAAATTCTAGAATAAAAGCATGCAAACAGATCTAGTAATTCTAAACGTAGGTCTTGGTCAACGATGGTCTCCCGGGGATACCACAGCAATTGTCCACACGTGAAAGATTTGTCTATGGGTGCGAGCCATGACACAGAATCTAGACCTATACGGATAAGGTAAGCAAGTGCTGGCTTCCAGCATTTTTTTGACAGAGCTGGTGGCCTCCCGGAAGGAGATGAGAAGCTACTTACCCTCAAGTTTAATATGTGACAGCTCATAATCTATATCCAAAAGATATTAAAAAACA
Protein-coding regions in this window:
- the LOC105033471 gene encoding LOW QUALITY PROTEIN: patatin-like protein 3 (The sequence of the model RefSeq protein was modified relative to this genomic sequence to represent the inferred CDS: inserted 2 bases in 2 codons), coding for MAATPALMGPSFDVDKLSYEIFSILESKFLFGYDDPKLFLATTPPKTPAKTPRCRVRILSIDGGGRASDGLLAGTALARLETSLRKRSGDPSARIADFFDVAAGSGSGGVLAAMLFTRGPDGHPLFSAAEALQFLAKNRAAFAPKKGLLRGIFRKPGAIFRRIFSDATLRDTVKPVLIPCYDLATGAPFLFSRADAAETDGYDFRMRDVCAATCADPTAAGTAPVEMKSVDGRTRILAVGGGVAMGNPTAAAITHVLNNKQEFPFAAGVEDLLVVSLGSGEVQATGGNGGXAELVRIAGEGVADMVDQAVAMAFGHNRTSNYVRIQAHGFNSGRHHTSKITGTMDARKLLGAAEEMLAQKNMESVLFRGRKMSEQANGEKXESFASELIKEDEKRKKSPIPIVILKQVMTPRTSSATTSTITTTTTMSARTSTCPSH